From one Polynucleobacter sp. UK-FUSCHL-C3 genomic stretch:
- a CDS encoding flagellar basal body-associated FliL family protein, producing the protein MADEERVEPTLEAGAAPAAAAPASAESAAPPPPKSNKKLFIILGVLVVLIAGGVGGYMYMQKSEAEKKAAEAEANKPENILKKQLTDRKQNAPSIYIALDEMIVNLPGRGGEHYLQTKIVLRTADSSTEGKVKQFMPVIRDKIITVLSSRQMQELATVEGKTMMAREVALVINSIIAPQLTAIYILQQQPATADMQNLERIGAIPKETSTGKKITNEAARAAAEFWNVTEMDLPVQAVLFSSFVMQ; encoded by the coding sequence ATGGCTGACGAAGAACGAGTTGAACCCACGCTAGAGGCGGGTGCAGCCCCAGCGGCAGCGGCTCCCGCATCGGCGGAATCAGCGGCCCCCCCTCCCCCTAAAAGCAATAAAAAACTCTTCATCATCTTAGGTGTTTTGGTCGTTCTGATCGCTGGTGGTGTTGGTGGCTATATGTACATGCAAAAGTCAGAGGCTGAGAAAAAAGCTGCCGAAGCAGAAGCCAATAAACCAGAAAATATCCTCAAAAAGCAACTGACCGATCGTAAGCAAAACGCACCTTCCATCTACATCGCTTTAGATGAAATGATTGTTAATTTGCCAGGGCGTGGCGGTGAGCATTATTTACAAACCAAAATTGTCTTACGCACTGCAGATTCTTCTACAGAAGGCAAAGTGAAGCAGTTCATGCCCGTGATCCGCGACAAGATCATTACGGTTTTGTCTTCCCGTCAAATGCAAGAATTAGCAACGGTAGAAGGTAAAACAATGATGGCTCGCGAAGTGGCCTTGGTGATTAATTCCATTATTGCTCCCCAGTTAACGGCAATCTATATCTTGCAGCAACAGCCAGCCACAGCGGATATGCAAAATCTAGAGCGTATTGGTGCCATCCCCAAAGAAACGTCTACTGGCAAAAAGATTACCAATGAGGCTGCTAGAGCAGCAGCAGAATTCTGGAATGTCACAGAAATGGATTTACCGGTCCAAGCGGTTCTCTTTAGCTCCTTTGTAATGCAGTAA
- a CDS encoding FliH/SctL family protein, which produces MPSSDQDSLPLRWEIPSFDPPKPPKPPKHPPIQYPTVEEVEAIRASAYHEAYELGSNQGFIEGRESGYKEGQAKGYEEGYQKGYLDAHTETNRLHDALKELLLTLDGFPQAISEPLTQLAFEIGARLSANESMERAPFVAAVQEALMRLPRPGESLYLRIRSEEVDTWKKIVEDPGLPFTCSVLVDADVQLGHAYVEVGGARIDVGKEARKALVFSALGLSGGPAKAPDQNSVIALESPTIEGDSHEPPAN; this is translated from the coding sequence ATGCCTTCCTCTGATCAGGACTCATTACCACTGCGGTGGGAGATCCCCTCATTCGATCCTCCCAAGCCCCCAAAGCCCCCTAAACATCCCCCCATTCAATATCCTACGGTCGAAGAGGTCGAGGCGATTCGGGCTAGTGCATACCACGAGGCTTATGAGCTTGGATCCAATCAAGGATTTATCGAAGGACGTGAGAGTGGATACAAAGAGGGTCAGGCCAAAGGCTATGAAGAGGGTTATCAAAAAGGCTACCTTGATGCCCATACCGAAACCAATCGCTTACATGATGCTCTGAAAGAGTTATTGCTAACGCTCGATGGTTTCCCTCAAGCTATTTCGGAGCCACTGACCCAACTTGCTTTTGAGATCGGCGCTCGACTTTCTGCCAATGAGTCGATGGAGCGAGCCCCATTTGTAGCTGCGGTGCAAGAAGCGCTGATGCGTTTACCCCGCCCTGGTGAGAGTTTGTATTTGCGGATCCGCTCTGAAGAAGTGGATACCTGGAAAAAAATAGTAGAAGATCCTGGCCTGCCATTTACTTGTTCGGTTTTAGTCGATGCTGATGTGCAGCTGGGTCACGCTTATGTGGAAGTGGGTGGAGCGCGGATTGATGTGGGTAAAGAAGCGCGCAAGGCTTTGGTATTTTCTGCGCTTGGTCTAAGTGGAGGCCCCGCAAAAGCACCAGACCAGAACTCAGTGATTGCGCTCGAGTCTCCAACTATCGAGGGCGATAGCCATGAGCCTCCAGCTAACTGA
- a CDS encoding flagellar hook-length control protein FliK, protein MSFANAVPSKHQVSQLQAGREPFASKDKLPSNAGGLEDFLNELNQATNLRMQVQEETATDNRLKGKKAPEVKDSKTDPEVQILHKQEQSTQNPANIADSGARSDPAIAKIMAALEQLNQQNQAKAASLLSNWGETASVGKLDLESLRTNLKNLGFESILGDLEKAQAAGNLEQVAGLQANLAEKLLAQLGNLNAQNKDAQVGILSAKASIDAKTLQALEAQRNQITANQTINQALQKQLLAQEQMNTPVAGSELVRVIAVEPSLAQELKMKQAADLDTEFTLTHNTLLGSKAMESVSLDESAVAVEDIDTLVSGNNLLAKSLLDGQALIKTEKPLDKSVGDDFSGNLLSASQVAQSTTVSTPTQIAMSLNEASIVSGPLHSEIMSAAKSGGGRIQLELTPPEQGTIRIDLRIDQSGRAHLIVEGASDAAKARLDQGGQQLKNEFAQMGLNLSLDLRQGDSRFAQNQQFGSDQARFAQPSSSTDRSSMGIGLLSERLASSRFLSDNASGVSGIHLYA, encoded by the coding sequence ATGTCTTTTGCAAACGCTGTACCGTCTAAGCACCAGGTAAGCCAGCTACAAGCTGGCCGGGAGCCGTTTGCGTCCAAAGATAAGCTACCCTCCAATGCTGGTGGGCTTGAGGACTTCCTCAATGAGCTTAACCAAGCCACGAATTTACGCATGCAGGTCCAAGAAGAGACGGCTACCGATAACCGCCTAAAGGGTAAGAAAGCACCAGAAGTAAAGGATTCCAAGACCGATCCTGAGGTGCAAATATTGCATAAACAAGAACAAAGCACTCAAAATCCTGCAAATATTGCCGATTCAGGTGCTCGTTCCGATCCAGCGATTGCCAAAATCATGGCGGCCCTGGAGCAATTAAATCAACAAAATCAAGCAAAGGCTGCTTCGCTCTTAAGTAACTGGGGCGAGACCGCATCGGTTGGCAAGCTCGATCTCGAGAGTTTGCGCACGAACCTTAAGAATTTAGGCTTTGAGAGCATATTGGGCGATCTTGAGAAAGCCCAAGCCGCTGGCAATTTAGAGCAGGTTGCAGGGTTACAAGCAAATTTAGCTGAAAAACTACTCGCCCAGTTAGGAAACCTCAACGCCCAAAATAAAGATGCACAGGTCGGCATATTAAGTGCCAAGGCAAGTATTGATGCAAAAACCTTGCAGGCCCTTGAAGCACAGAGAAACCAGATAACAGCGAATCAAACCATCAATCAAGCCCTTCAGAAGCAATTATTGGCCCAAGAACAGATGAATACGCCGGTGGCGGGATCAGAGCTCGTGCGTGTGATCGCAGTTGAGCCTAGCCTAGCCCAAGAGCTAAAGATGAAGCAAGCTGCTGATTTAGATACAGAATTTACCCTTACGCACAATACTCTTTTGGGTTCTAAGGCGATGGAGTCGGTGTCTCTGGACGAGAGTGCCGTTGCTGTAGAAGATATCGATACATTGGTGAGCGGTAACAATCTACTGGCCAAATCATTATTGGATGGGCAAGCTCTAATTAAAACCGAGAAGCCATTAGACAAGTCTGTTGGAGATGATTTCAGTGGCAATTTGCTCAGCGCATCCCAAGTGGCACAAAGCACTACTGTTAGCACCCCCACCCAGATTGCAATGAGCCTCAATGAGGCCTCTATTGTTTCTGGACCGTTGCATAGTGAAATCATGAGCGCAGCCAAATCAGGCGGTGGCAGGATTCAGTTGGAGTTAACGCCACCTGAGCAAGGAACCATTCGGATTGATTTACGGATTGATCAATCGGGTAGGGCGCATTTGATTGTGGAAGGTGCCAGCGATGCCGCTAAAGCACGCTTGGATCAAGGTGGTCAGCAACTAAAGAATGAGTTTGCCCAAATGGGCCTCAATTTATCCCTTGATCTTCGACAGGGGGATAGTCGTTTTGCACAAAATCAGCAATTTGGGTCTGATCAAGCCCGTTTTGCCCAGCCTAGTTCTTCTACCGATAGATCCTCCATGGGGATTGGTTTATTATCTGAAAGACTCGCAAGCTCAAGATTCTTAAGTGATAATGCGAGTGGTGTTTCAGGTATTCACCTGTATGCTTAA
- a CDS encoding FliI/YscN family ATPase produces MSLQLTEFASQLHLQGEILKEAPRSIREGKLKRVSGIVLEVEGLPMSIGSGATIVSQAGDLSFDAECIGFNGGITYLMPIDTVEGIAPGALVYPAKTPVDYGKGYITKSVIEPLPIGEELLGRVVDGLGRPIDGKGSGSNKLIAQIQRSINPLDRTPIHEPLDTGIRAINGLLTVGRGQRVGIFAGSGVGKSVLLGMLARNCVADVIVIGLVGERGREVREFCEDTLGPESFGRAVVVAAPADASPLARSKGASYATDVATWFRDQGKHVVLIVDSLTRYAMALREIGLSLGEAPVARGYPPSVFARMPELVERVGNGANPNGSITAFYTVLLEGDDTNDPVADTARGILDGHFFLSRELADSGHYPAIDIEKSISRVMPKVSSREHLMSARRVKQLYSRYMRGRDLVSMGAYVAGSDPELDAALQSWPKIKEFLQQDSEFSVGLESTLQELESIAPSEISPNVPSPAMQNIRRI; encoded by the coding sequence ATGAGCCTCCAGCTAACTGAGTTTGCCTCGCAGTTACATCTCCAAGGAGAGATACTCAAAGAGGCTCCGCGCTCTATTCGTGAGGGTAAATTAAAACGGGTCTCGGGGATTGTGTTGGAGGTCGAGGGCTTGCCAATGAGTATTGGCTCTGGCGCAACCATAGTTTCTCAAGCGGGTGACTTAAGTTTTGATGCCGAGTGTATTGGCTTTAATGGCGGTATTACCTATTTGATGCCAATCGATACGGTCGAAGGTATCGCTCCGGGGGCTCTTGTTTATCCTGCTAAAACACCGGTTGATTATGGCAAGGGGTACATCACCAAATCGGTCATCGAGCCCTTACCGATTGGCGAGGAGTTATTGGGCAGGGTGGTCGATGGATTGGGTCGACCGATTGATGGCAAGGGCTCGGGTAGTAATAAGCTTATCGCTCAAATCCAACGCAGTATTAATCCCTTGGATCGCACACCGATTCATGAGCCCTTGGATACGGGTATCCGCGCGATTAATGGTTTGCTAACGGTTGGGCGTGGTCAACGCGTTGGGATCTTTGCAGGATCGGGCGTTGGTAAAAGCGTTTTATTGGGAATGTTGGCGCGTAATTGTGTTGCGGATGTCATTGTGATTGGTCTTGTCGGTGAGCGCGGTCGCGAAGTGCGAGAGTTTTGTGAAGATACGCTTGGCCCAGAATCTTTTGGTCGGGCGGTGGTGGTTGCAGCTCCAGCAGACGCCTCACCATTAGCCCGCTCAAAAGGGGCATCGTATGCAACCGATGTGGCGACTTGGTTTCGGGATCAAGGTAAACACGTGGTCTTGATTGTAGATTCATTAACGCGCTACGCGATGGCTCTGCGCGAAATTGGTCTGAGCTTAGGTGAGGCACCGGTGGCGCGCGGCTATCCACCAAGCGTCTTTGCGCGCATGCCCGAACTAGTCGAGCGCGTTGGTAATGGTGCAAATCCCAATGGATCGATCACAGCGTTTTACACCGTCTTATTAGAAGGCGATGATACGAATGATCCAGTGGCCGATACAGCCCGCGGAATTTTGGATGGCCACTTTTTCTTATCCAGAGAGTTAGCCGATAGCGGACACTATCCAGCCATTGATATTGAGAAGTCCATCTCACGGGTTATGCCCAAGGTATCGAGTCGGGAACATTTAATGAGTGCACGGCGCGTAAAGCAACTCTATAGCCGATATATGCGCGGACGGGACTTAGTATCCATGGGCGCTTATGTTGCGGGAAGCGATCCAGAACTGGATGCTGCACTTCAGTCGTGGCCCAAAATCAAAGAGTTTTTGCAGCAAGACTCGGAGTTCAGTGTGGGGCTTGAGAGCACCTTGCAAGAACTCGAGAGTATTGCTCCAAGTGAGATCAGCCCTAATGTTCCGAGTCCTGCCATGCAGAACATCCGACGGATATGA
- a CDS encoding flagellar FliJ family protein: MKPIELLLRLAKIREDQAMANARRATGQVNQAQGFQKQVLDYAKDYENQIMEGAKTGTSVAFIQDANAFREKLLLSSAEISNQIKGLSIGSEQALKIAMQAKMRSQGLGKLVAKAHLEARRKLARSELNQMEDNYIARLNRYSGTENA; this comes from the coding sequence ATGAAGCCCATTGAACTACTCCTCCGTTTAGCCAAGATTCGGGAGGATCAGGCGATGGCCAATGCGCGCAGAGCGACCGGGCAGGTCAATCAAGCCCAAGGCTTTCAGAAACAGGTCTTGGACTATGCCAAGGATTATGAGAATCAGATTATGGAGGGAGCCAAAACCGGTACCTCGGTGGCATTTATACAGGATGCCAACGCCTTTCGGGAGAAATTACTGCTTAGTTCTGCAGAAATAAGTAATCAAATCAAGGGCTTATCCATTGGTTCCGAGCAAGCCTTAAAAATAGCCATGCAAGCTAAGATGCGCTCACAAGGACTTGGTAAATTGGTCGCCAAAGCCCACCTAGAGGCCCGCAGAAAGCTTGCGCGGTCTGAACTCAACCAAATGGAAGACAACTACATTGCACGCCTTAATCGATATTCTGGCACGGAAAATGCTTAG
- the fliG gene encoding flagellar motor switch protein FliG, with the protein MPDEQAAPKTLSIADALKEGVKGAQQTGTITFDDLDGASKAAVILLAVGAESAANVLRQMTPFEVQRLSGKMAVVRSLSRDLVLQVLREFKEVTGNNAQVSFDTDSFMQNMLTKAMGAEGASDLLGRLESTLDMSGIETLKRMESDVLYEMIKNEHPQIIATVMVFLESAQAASVLKLFPDELRNELILRVALLEKVQPAALKELNEVMSRSAGPDSDFRRSTVGGIVPTAEILNMLSGGLDKAALDNIRGYDAELADAIQEKMFVFEDFLEIEDRSLQTMLLEVPNDTLVIALKGASPKLREKLFKNMAKRAADGVREDLETRPPVKIQEVEEMQKEIIRVARALAEEGRMIMERGKSADAFL; encoded by the coding sequence ATGCCTGACGAACAAGCCGCCCCGAAGACCCTCTCGATTGCCGATGCCCTGAAAGAAGGCGTCAAGGGTGCTCAACAAACTGGCACGATCACCTTTGATGATCTCGATGGAGCATCAAAGGCTGCGGTGATTTTGTTAGCAGTAGGCGCAGAGTCGGCTGCGAATGTCTTGCGGCAGATGACCCCATTTGAAGTGCAACGCCTGTCGGGCAAGATGGCCGTGGTGCGCTCGCTCAGTCGCGATCTTGTCTTGCAGGTTCTGCGCGAGTTTAAAGAGGTGACTGGCAATAACGCACAGGTATCGTTTGACACCGATTCCTTCATGCAAAACATGTTGACCAAGGCCATGGGTGCTGAGGGTGCATCCGATCTCTTGGGACGTTTGGAGTCCACCCTCGACATGTCCGGAATTGAGACCCTAAAGAGAATGGAATCCGATGTTCTCTATGAGATGATCAAGAATGAGCATCCACAGATTATTGCTACGGTGATGGTCTTCTTGGAGTCTGCTCAGGCAGCCTCGGTCTTGAAATTATTCCCCGATGAGCTCAGAAATGAACTGATCTTGCGGGTGGCTCTCCTAGAGAAAGTCCAACCTGCTGCATTGAAGGAGTTAAATGAAGTGATGTCACGTTCTGCTGGACCTGATTCTGATTTCCGTCGCAGTACGGTTGGTGGTATTGTGCCAACCGCCGAGATTCTCAATATGCTCTCAGGCGGACTCGACAAAGCTGCTTTGGATAATATTCGGGGATACGACGCGGAGTTGGCCGATGCGATTCAAGAGAAGATGTTTGTCTTTGAGGACTTCTTGGAGATTGAGGATCGCTCCTTGCAAACTATGTTGTTAGAGGTGCCCAACGATACCTTGGTTATTGCTCTCAAAGGTGCAAGTCCTAAATTGCGTGAGAAGCTCTTTAAGAACATGGCTAAGCGTGCTGCCGATGGAGTGCGTGAGGATCTAGAAACACGACCACCGGTCAAGATTCAGGAAGTCGAAGAGATGCAAAAAGAAATCATCCGTGTCGCGCGTGCCTTGGCTGAAGAAGGCCGCATGATTATGGAACGAGGTAAGTCGGCCGATGCCTTCCTCTGA